The proteins below come from a single Methanolobus chelungpuianus genomic window:
- a CDS encoding DEAD/DEAH box helicase — protein sequence MQFTDLNLIDPLQRALTREGYIAPTPIQMQAIPQLLRGKDLIGIAQTGTGKTAAFVLPILQRMHEKHKHVSPGFPRVLVLAPTRELAAQIGDSFAAYGHFLHFRHTVVFGGVSQVPQFKSITKGVDILVATPGRLLDLMDQGIVKLSAVEFFVLDEADRMLDMGFIKDVNRIVSMLPHKRQSLFFSATMSPQIGELARRLLKDPVQVEVTPQATTVERIEQRVFFVDNENKDALLVSLLQQDHLSCVLVFTRTKHRANKVAQMLNKNNVGADAIHGNKSQAHRTRVMDSFRSGELQVLVATDIAARGIDIEDISHVINYDLPNEPESYVHRIGRTARAGADGTAYSFCAADERNFLRSIEKLTRMEIEVMRHRYHSQRAQDAVGDEAKPAPRKPRPPRRPGHGTHKRQ from the coding sequence ATGCAATTCACAGATCTTAACCTTATAGACCCCCTGCAGAGAGCCCTTACCAGGGAAGGCTACATAGCACCAACGCCTATACAGATGCAGGCCATACCGCAGCTGCTCAGGGGCAAGGATCTCATAGGCATCGCCCAAACAGGTACGGGCAAGACTGCTGCCTTTGTGCTGCCCATACTCCAGAGGATGCATGAGAAGCACAAGCACGTGAGCCCGGGTTTCCCCAGGGTGCTTGTACTTGCACCCACGAGGGAGCTTGCGGCACAGATAGGCGACAGTTTTGCAGCTTATGGGCACTTCCTTCACTTCCGGCATACGGTAGTGTTTGGCGGTGTGAGCCAAGTGCCCCAGTTCAAGAGCATAACAAAGGGCGTGGATATATTGGTGGCAACTCCTGGAAGGCTGCTCGATCTCATGGACCAGGGCATCGTCAAACTGAGTGCGGTCGAGTTCTTCGTACTTGATGAGGCTGACCGGATGCTTGATATGGGGTTCATCAAAGACGTCAACCGGATAGTCTCGATGCTGCCGCACAAGCGCCAGTCGCTCTTCTTCTCGGCGACCATGTCCCCGCAGATAGGAGAGCTTGCCAGGCGCTTGCTCAAGGACCCGGTGCAGGTGGAAGTGACTCCCCAGGCAACCACTGTTGAGCGCATAGAACAGCGCGTCTTTTTCGTGGACAACGAGAACAAGGACGCGCTACTGGTGAGCCTCCTCCAGCAGGACCATCTGAGCTGCGTGCTGGTGTTCACCCGTACGAAGCACAGGGCCAACAAGGTTGCCCAGATGCTGAACAAGAACAACGTGGGTGCCGATGCCATACACGGCAACAAGTCACAGGCCCACCGGACACGAGTGATGGACAGTTTCCGTTCAGGCGAGCTGCAGGTGCTTGTAGCGACGGACATAGCAGCCAGGGGAATAGACATCGAGGACATATCCCATGTGATAAACTACGACCTGCCCAATGAACCCGAGAGCTATGTGCACCGCATCGGGCGCACTGCAAGGGCGGGAGCGGACGGGACGGCATATTCATTCTGTGCCGCGGATGAACGCAACTTCCTTCGCAGTATCGAGAAGCTCACAAGGATGGAGATCGAGGTGATGAGGCACCGCTATCATTCACAGCGGGCGCAGGATGCGGTGGGTGACGAAGCAAAACCGGCTCCAAGGAAACCGCGTCCTCCAAGGAGGCCGGGGCACGGCACTCACAAGCGTCAGTAG
- a CDS encoding Hsp20/alpha crystallin family protein, which translates to MRFGLTRWNPTRVARWDPFDEMRQMQTQINDMIKEMSLEEKWSESGTLAPLVDVKDEGNNITVTTDLPGVDKKDVDIDIRDNVIGITAKCGRESESADEGYTRRERTYSMFSRTLTLPAAVTSEGAKAKLENGVLTVTLPKQQPEEKQKIMIE; encoded by the coding sequence ATGAGATTCGGACTGACAAGATGGAATCCGACTAGGGTTGCAAGATGGGACCCGTTCGATGAGATGAGGCAGATGCAGACCCAGATAAACGATATGATCAAGGAGATGAGCCTTGAGGAAAAATGGTCGGAAAGCGGGACCCTGGCACCGCTTGTGGATGTGAAGGATGAAGGTAACAATATCACAGTGACCACTGATCTGCCAGGAGTGGATAAGAAGGATGTTGACATCGACATCAGGGACAATGTGATAGGCATCACTGCAAAGTGCGGCAGGGAGTCCGAGAGCGCGGATGAAGGTTACACCCGCAGGGAAAGGACCTACAGCATGTTCTCAAGGACACTGACACTTCCTGCGGCTGTCACTTCCGAAGGCGCGAAAGCAAAGCTTGAGAACGGTGTCCTCACAGTGACACTCCCAAAGCAGCAGCCTGAGGAAAAGCAGAAGATAATGATCGAATGA
- the groL gene encoding chaperonin GroEL (60 kDa chaperone family; promotes refolding of misfolded polypeptides especially under stressful conditions; forms two stacked rings of heptamers to form a barrel-shaped 14mer; ends can be capped by GroES; misfolded proteins enter the barrel where they are refolded when GroES binds), with protein sequence MAKQIMFDEDARKALLSGVDKVANTVKITLGPKGRNVVLDKAGSPVVTNDGVTIAKEIELIDKFENMGAKLIKEVASKTQDTTGDGTTTATLLAQAMITEGLRNITSGANPIEVKRGIEKATEKVVGRLKEKSQEVKDKSRILQVATISANNDEQIGALIADAMDKVGYNGVITVENSKTMETSLEVVEGMQFDRGFVSPYMATDHEKMTCEFEDPYILVTDRKISTMNQIIPVLEKVAKEGRPLVMIAQDVEGDAQAALILNIVRGSLRVCAVKAPGFGDEQKEMLEDIAILTGGVLISEDRGMKLEEFSEHMLGHARKINIDKNKTTIVEGKGDRKAIEKRMALIESQVKVTDAEFRKKELKKRLAKLGGGVAVIKVGAATETEVKEKKMRIDDALNATKAAVEEGVVAGGGVTLFHAVSALDSMELEGDRKIGLNIVRRALEEPVRQIAVNAGREGAEIVARIRAEPNDQFGYNAKTDTFEDLFEAGVIDPTKVVRSGLQNAASIAGLVLTTEALVADYDDEKDKQTAAIII encoded by the coding sequence ATGGCTAAACAGATCATGTTTGACGAGGATGCGCGCAAAGCGCTCTTAAGCGGTGTGGACAAGGTTGCAAATACCGTAAAGATCACCCTTGGCCCCAAGGGAAGGAACGTTGTGCTTGACAAGGCAGGAAGCCCTGTGGTCACCAACGACGGTGTGACCATTGCCAAAGAGATCGAGCTTATAGACAAGTTCGAGAACATGGGTGCCAAGCTCATCAAGGAAGTGGCATCCAAGACACAGGATACCACCGGTGACGGTACCACCACGGCCACCCTGCTTGCACAGGCAATGATAACCGAAGGCTTAAGGAACATCACTTCAGGCGCCAACCCCATAGAGGTAAAGAGGGGTATTGAAAAGGCCACCGAGAAGGTTGTGGGCCGTCTGAAGGAGAAGAGCCAGGAGGTCAAGGACAAGAGCAGGATACTGCAGGTTGCCACCATCTCTGCCAACAATGACGAGCAGATCGGTGCTCTCATTGCCGATGCGATGGACAAGGTGGGCTACAACGGCGTCATTACAGTCGAGAACTCCAAGACAATGGAAACCTCCCTTGAGGTCGTGGAAGGTATGCAGTTCGACCGCGGATTTGTCTCCCCGTACATGGCAACCGACCACGAGAAGATGACCTGCGAATTCGAGGATCCGTACATCCTGGTAACAGACCGCAAGATCAGCACCATGAACCAGATCATTCCCGTGCTTGAGAAGGTTGCAAAGGAGGGCAGGCCTCTTGTGATGATCGCCCAGGACGTGGAAGGCGATGCACAGGCTGCGCTCATCCTGAATATCGTGCGCGGCTCCCTGAGAGTATGCGCTGTGAAGGCACCGGGCTTTGGTGATGAGCAGAAGGAGATGCTTGAGGATATCGCCATACTTACCGGCGGAGTGCTCATCAGCGAGGACAGGGGCATGAAGCTCGAAGAGTTCTCCGAACACATGCTAGGACACGCCCGCAAGATCAATATCGACAAGAACAAGACCACTATAGTTGAAGGCAAGGGTGACAGGAAGGCCATAGAGAAGAGAATGGCGCTCATCGAGTCCCAGGTCAAGGTCACGGATGCGGAGTTCAGGAAGAAGGAGCTCAAGAAACGCCTTGCCAAGCTCGGAGGCGGAGTCGCCGTCATCAAGGTAGGCGCAGCAACCGAGACCGAGGTCAAGGAGAAGAAGATGAGGATCGATGACGCACTGAACGCTACAAAGGCAGCAGTTGAGGAAGGCGTTGTCGCAGGAGGCGGTGTGACACTCTTCCATGCAGTCAGCGCCCTTGACAGCATGGAGCTTGAAGGTGACCGCAAGATCGGCCTGAACATAGTCAGGCGCGCACTGGAAGAGCCTGTCAGACAGATAGCTGTCAATGCAGGACGCGAGGGTGCCGAGATCGTGGCCAGGATAAGGGCAGAGCCCAATGACCAGTTCGGCTACAACGCCAAGACCGATACCTTCGAGGATCTCTTCGAGGCAGGCGTTATCGACCCGACCAAGGTCGTAAGGAGCGGGCTGCAGAACGCTGCATCCATTGCAGGCCTGGTACTTACCACCGAGGCACTTGTTGCAGACTATGATGATGAGAAGGACAAGCAGACAGCAGCGATCATAATCTGA
- the groES gene encoding co-chaperone GroES: MMIRPIGERVLIKSIKKAEVTESGIYIPDSAQEERKEGIVVGVGTFEDGKALPLKAGDHVIYGGYKSDEIDFNGETHMFIDFKDVLAVVEK, from the coding sequence ATGATGATCAGACCAATAGGAGAACGAGTGTTGATCAAATCGATCAAGAAAGCGGAAGTTACTGAAAGCGGCATATATATTCCTGATTCAGCCCAGGAAGAGAGAAAGGAGGGCATAGTGGTCGGGGTAGGGACTTTCGAGGACGGCAAGGCGCTCCCGCTCAAGGCGGGCGACCATGTTATCTACGGCGGATATAAGAGCGATGAGATCGACTTCAACGGTGAGACACATATGTTCATCGATTTCAAGGACGTATTGGCAGTTGTGGAGAAGTGA
- a CDS encoding winged helix-turn-helix transcriptional regulator codes for MPQQIILINLEKPREKKLEHDISWLCNSFGLSSGRDTENLATQIVTDLLKQLAMEEERVSSDKIAEDLDVTPSRVNHHVRNLINTGLLYRDRRALYLRGGSLKAAVREMRKDSDRIFDELEEIAEEIDRQMGLKNR; via the coding sequence ATGCCACAACAGATCATACTCATCAATCTTGAAAAACCAAGAGAGAAAAAACTAGAGCATGATATAAGCTGGTTATGTAACAGTTTCGGTTTGTCATCAGGCAGGGATACGGAAAACCTGGCTACTCAGATAGTGACGGATCTCTTAAAGCAGCTTGCTATGGAAGAAGAGCGTGTGTCCTCTGATAAGATAGCCGAAGATCTTGATGTGACACCTTCAAGGGTCAATCACCACGTAAGGAATCTTATTAATACAGGACTGCTGTACAGGGACAGGCGTGCACTCTATCTCCGGGGAGGCAGCCTGAAAGCTGCAGTCAGGGAGATGAGAAAGGATTCCGACAGGATATTCGACGAGCTTGAGGAGATCGCAGAAGAGATCGACAGGCAGATGGGGCTGAAGAACAGGTAG
- a CDS encoding molybdopterin synthase, whose protein sequence is MKVICVSGYKNTGKTTLVTRLVEALSEKGSVGTVKIMSHHRFNPTDTDTGKHFDAGADAVAAITDSELVIVKRNPTLDQALDSLADAGMDFAVVEGAKSSSLPKIVLGEAADAEGIVNVVARLPERADWDTDRLVELVLEQEDWVTLGSLIRKIKSNPDIGFSGGIATFTGIVREMTDGTHTQALEFEKYADVAERAMEKICVEMKQREGIIDVLMHHRTGLIKAGEDIVYIVVAAGHRKELFVTLVDALERLKEEVPIWKKELTLDGDFWVHDKSGGE, encoded by the coding sequence ATGAAAGTCATTTGTGTGTCAGGCTACAAGAACACAGGTAAGACCACCCTGGTCACCCGTCTTGTAGAAGCCCTGTCTGAGAAAGGCTCCGTAGGCACTGTCAAGATAATGTCCCATCATCGTTTCAATCCCACAGATACCGATACGGGAAAACACTTCGATGCAGGCGCAGATGCTGTTGCTGCGATAACCGATTCCGAGCTTGTGATTGTAAAGCGTAATCCGACACTTGACCAGGCCCTCGACTCACTGGCCGATGCCGGTATGGACTTTGCTGTTGTGGAAGGTGCAAAGAGCAGTTCCCTTCCTAAGATCGTGTTGGGGGAAGCAGCTGATGCCGAAGGCATCGTGAATGTAGTTGCAAGGTTGCCCGAGCGGGCTGACTGGGATACTGACAGACTTGTGGAACTTGTCCTTGAGCAGGAGGACTGGGTAACCCTTGGATCCCTCATCAGGAAGATCAAAAGTAATCCCGACATCGGGTTCTCAGGAGGCATTGCAACATTCACAGGCATTGTCCGCGAGATGACAGACGGGACTCATACGCAGGCTCTTGAATTCGAGAAATATGCCGATGTTGCCGAGCGTGCCATGGAAAAGATATGCGTGGAGATGAAGCAAAGGGAAGGCATCATCGATGTGCTGATGCACCACAGGACCGGCCTGATAAAGGCAGGCGAGGATATTGTCTATATAGTGGTCGCTGCAGGTCACAGGAAGGAACTGTTCGTCACCCTGGTTGATGCGCTCGAACGGCTGAAAGAGGAAGTGCCTATCTGGAAAAAAGAGCTTACGCTGGATGGCGATTTCTGGGTGCACGATAAAAGCGGCGGTGAGTGA
- a CDS encoding S1 family peptidase produces MYKNTSTNLWYSATSSFAAQDSSGNKGFVMSGHCARTSGGVGGDIYQPDNTRKVGDVTYYNCVFSDAAWVKTNSVTDDIYWANNNIVKDVVSYGDPSLGDTVYLSGIVSGTTTGTVTAEYVRKISTVFGPLQDQFVASYNSNNGDSGGPVFMNYGSNTVKIVGVHWGHDSPTQAVFSPVSGVTLDLNVVLRIYN; encoded by the coding sequence ATGTACAAAAATACATCCACCAACCTCTGGTATTCAGCGACATCATCATTTGCTGCACAAGATAGTAGTGGTAATAAAGGATTTGTAATGTCTGGACATTGCGCTAGGACATCGGGTGGTGTTGGAGGAGATATTTATCAACCCGATAACACAAGAAAAGTAGGAGACGTAACTTACTATAATTGCGTTTTTTCAGATGCTGCATGGGTAAAAACAAACAGTGTTACAGACGACATATATTGGGCAAACAATAATATAGTAAAAGATGTAGTTAGTTATGGAGACCCCTCCTTAGGTGATACTGTCTATCTATCAGGAATAGTAAGTGGTACAACAACCGGTACTGTTACAGCAGAATACGTACGTAAAATCAGTACTGTTTTTGGTCCTTTACAAGATCAATTCGTAGCCAGTTACAATAGTAACAATGGAGATAGCGGTGGACCTGTATTTATGAATTACGGAAGCAATACGGTTAAAATAGTAGGTGTACACTGGGGACATGACAGCCCTACACAAGCCGTTTTCTCCCCCGTCAGTGGAGTGACACTAGACTTAAACGTAGTTCTTCGGATTTATAATTAA
- the radC gene encoding RadC family protein, translating into MNQYKICIRDMPEDERPRERLLKYGPEALSNAELLAIILRTGTQKENIVNLCSRIFSEYSIKQLSQANVSKLTEIHGIGTAKAAQIAAVFELARKLEGFTDEPKRKIRSPADVYSLLYPKMREQKRERLVALLLDTKNQVLREEVISIGSLNANIVHPREVFKAALMESCASVILSHNHPSGDPTPSREDIAVTEKLVEGGKLLGIDVLDHVVIGEGKYVSLKDEGFVR; encoded by the coding sequence ATGAACCAGTACAAAATATGCATCCGTGACATGCCCGAGGACGAGAGGCCCCGGGAACGATTGCTCAAATATGGCCCTGAAGCGCTCTCGAACGCAGAACTGCTGGCAATCATCCTGAGGACAGGCACGCAGAAAGAAAATATTGTCAACCTGTGCAGCCGAATCTTTTCAGAGTACAGCATCAAACAATTGAGTCAGGCCAACGTCAGCAAGCTCACAGAAATCCATGGCATAGGCACTGCAAAGGCAGCCCAGATAGCAGCGGTGTTCGAGCTTGCACGCAAGCTGGAAGGATTCACGGACGAGCCAAAGCGCAAGATCAGATCACCTGCGGATGTGTACTCGCTGCTCTATCCAAAAATGAGGGAGCAGAAAAGGGAAAGGCTGGTGGCCCTGCTACTTGATACCAAGAACCAGGTGCTCCGTGAGGAGGTCATCTCCATCGGCAGCCTGAATGCTAACATTGTCCACCCGCGGGAGGTATTCAAAGCCGCACTCATGGAATCGTGCGCTTCGGTCATCCTCTCCCATAATCACCCCTCGGGGGACCCCACGCCAAGCAGGGAGGACATCGCTGTAACGGAAAAACTTGTCGAGGGAGGGAAGCTGCTGGGAATAGACGTGCTGGACCATGTGGTCATCGGGGAAGGAAAATATGTGAGCCTCAAGGACGAAGGCTTTGTCAGATGA
- a CDS encoding YbgA family protein, with protein MMHSSPRPRILISKCLGFSPCRYDGSMVPFPVAEAMGVYVDFIAVCPEYEIGLGVPRAPIRIILGDQDARRLVQPATGLDITERMADFTSAYLDRLDTIDGAILKSRSPSCGIGNTKIFSSSASKDCLHRKGTGFFAEGLKLHFPSLPTVDEEQLYDPAIRDDFLARVFALASFREAAGSGKMSELLDYHTRNKLLLMAFDKKAMKWMGDLAANHGKRPLDDVLKDYGRSIREVLSREAGIGSNINVLMHAIGYFSDRLTGDEKLLFEGMISKYRRDSTVLAELRQLLLSWIMRSNVEYLAQQTYFSPYPPELSGTLRQV; from the coding sequence ATGATGCACTCCAGTCCACGCCCCCGAATCCTGATAAGCAAATGCCTTGGTTTCTCGCCCTGCAGGTACGATGGAAGCATGGTCCCCTTTCCTGTTGCGGAGGCTATGGGGGTCTATGTTGATTTTATCGCCGTATGCCCGGAGTACGAGATCGGTCTGGGGGTGCCGCGTGCGCCCATACGTATCATCTTGGGGGATCAGGATGCAAGAAGGCTTGTGCAGCCTGCCACCGGGCTGGATATTACTGAAAGGATGGCTGATTTTACTTCTGCGTATCTGGACAGGCTCGATACTATTGATGGAGCCATCCTTAAATCAAGGTCTCCTTCCTGCGGCATCGGGAATACGAAGATCTTTTCCTCTTCCGCGAGCAAGGATTGCCTGCACCGCAAGGGTACAGGTTTTTTTGCTGAAGGACTGAAACTTCATTTTCCGTCCCTTCCCACAGTGGATGAAGAGCAGCTTTACGATCCTGCGATAAGGGATGACTTCCTGGCGCGTGTCTTTGCCCTGGCCTCGTTCAGGGAGGCGGCAGGGTCAGGAAAAATGAGTGAACTGTTGGACTATCACACGCGCAACAAGTTGCTATTGATGGCTTTCGACAAGAAGGCCATGAAATGGATGGGTGACCTTGCGGCCAACCATGGGAAGCGCCCGCTTGATGATGTACTGAAGGACTATGGCCGATCTATCCGGGAAGTGCTTTCCCGGGAGGCCGGTATCGGGTCGAACATCAATGTGCTCATGCACGCAATTGGTTATTTTTCCGACAGGCTGACAGGTGATGAGAAGCTCCTCTTTGAGGGCATGATAAGCAAATACCGCAGGGACAGCACTGTGCTGGCGGAGCTCAGGCAACTCCTCCTTTCCTGGATAATGCGCTCCAATGTGGAATATCTGGCTCAGCAGACTTACTTTTCCCCTTATCCTCCCGAACTGTCGGGGACTTTGCGGCAAGTTTGA
- a CDS encoding 30S ribosomal protein S3ae yields MAKKVQRKLDKWKSKTWYNVETPEFISRTNIGVTPAEDPEQLVGRVVETTVGEIANDFTKHNTKLILEISEVNGDVANTRFIGHEITTDYLRSIVKRQTSRIDTNLDVTTKDGYVIRVKPICFTVKRARTSQIKSIREIMNKIVVERAAELNFEQFIEEAIMGKLSANIYRNAKFIYPLRRVEIRKTEVKALPAAA; encoded by the coding sequence TTGGCAAAGAAAGTACAGAGAAAGTTAGACAAGTGGAAGTCAAAGACCTGGTACAACGTAGAGACACCCGAGTTCATCAGCAGGACAAACATCGGAGTTACCCCTGCAGAAGACCCGGAGCAGCTCGTTGGCCGTGTTGTTGAGACCACTGTCGGAGAGATAGCAAACGACTTCACAAAACACAACACAAAGCTCATCCTCGAGATCAGTGAAGTCAATGGTGACGTTGCCAACACCAGATTCATTGGACACGAAATCACAACCGATTACCTGCGCTCCATCGTCAAGCGCCAGACATCAAGGATCGACACCAACCTCGATGTGACCACAAAGGACGGCTACGTCATAAGGGTCAAGCCCATCTGCTTCACTGTCAAGAGGGCAAGGACCAGCCAGATCAAGTCCATCAGGGAGATCATGAACAAGATCGTCGTTGAGCGCGCAGCAGAACTCAACTTCGAGCAGTTCATCGAAGAAGCCATCATGGGCAAGCTTTCCGCAAACATCTACAGGAATGCTAAGTTCATCTACCCCCTCAGAAGGGTCGAGATCAGGAAGACCGAAGTCAAGGCACTTCCTGCAGCAGCTTAA
- a CDS encoding DUF5788 family protein: MSETSEDRTITEHERKHLLAALHRRLIWVGREIPYNIELNGKKYNPHTVVWELLNKKKLDNKDREFIDRCILHISEKAKEDELELATGQLTEEEAKKLFDETAGLLRTLMDLRDIEEGVSKEKEKEFFETFNRERVAEARRWISFLKETGEIK, encoded by the coding sequence ATGAGCGAAACGTCTGAAGATAGGACCATTACAGAACATGAGAGAAAGCATCTACTTGCAGCGTTACATCGGCGCCTGATCTGGGTAGGCAGAGAGATACCTTATAATATAGAACTGAATGGAAAGAAGTACAACCCGCACACTGTTGTATGGGAGCTTCTCAACAAAAAGAAACTTGATAACAAAGACAGGGAATTTATTGACAGGTGCATTCTGCACATCAGTGAAAAAGCAAAAGAAGATGAGCTTGAACTGGCAACCGGGCAACTTACAGAAGAAGAAGCAAAGAAGTTGTTCGATGAGACTGCCGGACTCTTGCGCACTCTCATGGATCTCAGGGATATTGAAGAGGGCGTGTCAAAAGAAAAAGAGAAAGAGTTTTTTGAAACGTTTAATCGCGAGAGAGTCGCTGAAGCACGCCGGTGGATAAGCTTCTTAAAGGAAACAGGAGAGATAAAATAG
- the thiM gene encoding hydroxyethylthiazole kinase, translated as MKDPLKTLRETRPLIHHITNWVTIYDCANITRAFGALPVMAHAREECADMTGIASALVINIGTLTSELIDCMIISAAAANKKGTPVVLDAVGVGATKFRDDMAAKILNSARVDIIKGNYSEVAKLAGEHAQTKGVEATSIDADPLQVAKALAGSRSCTVVMTGKEDIISDGKRTYIVRNGHERMGSIVGTGCMAASIIGSFASVNSDHCDAAKDTLCYFGVAGELAAAKSEGPGTFKMYLYDEVANLTDEKVKPLMDFEEL; from the coding sequence ATGAAGGACCCACTCAAGACACTGAGAGAAACAAGACCGCTGATACATCACATAACGAACTGGGTAACGATATATGATTGCGCCAACATCACAAGAGCATTCGGTGCGCTTCCGGTGATGGCACATGCACGCGAGGAATGCGCCGATATGACAGGTATTGCATCCGCGCTTGTGATCAACATCGGCACCCTGACATCCGAGCTTATCGACTGCATGATCATCTCGGCAGCCGCCGCGAACAAGAAGGGCACCCCGGTAGTGCTTGATGCAGTGGGTGTCGGTGCAACAAAGTTCAGGGACGACATGGCTGCGAAAATCCTTAACTCCGCAAGGGTCGACATCATCAAGGGCAATTATTCAGAAGTGGCAAAACTTGCAGGTGAACATGCGCAGACCAAGGGAGTAGAGGCAACCTCCATAGATGCCGATCCCCTGCAGGTCGCAAAAGCTCTGGCAGGGTCAAGGTCGTGCACCGTGGTCATGACAGGCAAAGAGGACATAATAAGCGATGGTAAAAGGACTTATATTGTGAGGAACGGCCATGAAAGGATGGGCTCCATTGTCGGGACCGGCTGTATGGCTGCGTCGATAATAGGCTCTTTCGCCTCTGTCAACAGCGATCACTGCGATGCTGCAAAGGATACACTATGCTATTTTGGCGTGGCAGGGGAACTGGCAGCCGCAAAGTCGGAGGGCCCGGGAACATTCAAGATGTACCTCTATGACGAGGTGGCCAACCTTACAGATGAAAAAGTAAAACCCCTGATGGACTTCGAAGAACTCTGA
- the thiE gene encoding thiamine phosphate synthase → MDKKKLLGEIDFYLVTDSGLSKKGSLSDVRNAVEAGCRIVQYREKDKSTKEMVEEALLIKGICRDKAIFLVNDRIDVAMAVDADGIHIGQDDMPIQLARQLLGSDRIIGLTVHDLGEALQAERKGADYVGLSPIFGTSTKKDAGEGIGPERIREVKDALSIPVVTIGGINRKNCVSVIQGGADSLVAISAVVCSDDVRKETREFIDLIRNTKRNRAP, encoded by the coding sequence ATGGACAAAAAGAAATTGCTTGGCGAGATAGATTTCTATCTCGTTACGGATTCAGGCCTCTCTAAGAAAGGTAGCCTTTCTGATGTACGCAACGCGGTGGAAGCCGGATGCAGGATAGTCCAGTACCGTGAGAAGGACAAGAGTACAAAGGAGATGGTGGAGGAAGCTCTTCTGATAAAGGGGATCTGCAGGGACAAGGCTATCTTCCTGGTCAATGACCGCATTGATGTTGCCATGGCTGTGGATGCGGACGGCATACATATCGGTCAGGACGACATGCCAATTCAGCTTGCACGACAGCTTCTGGGAAGTGACAGGATCATCGGCCTTACAGTTCACGACCTCGGGGAGGCGCTGCAGGCCGAGCGGAAAGGCGCTGATTACGTCGGCCTCAGTCCCATATTCGGCACGTCCACCAAGAAAGACGCAGGAGAGGGCATCGGCCCTGAGCGGATAAGGGAAGTGAAGGATGCCCTGAGCATCCCAGTGGTCACCATAGGCGGTATCAACAGGAAGAACTGCGTGAGTGTTATTCAGGGCGGCGCCGATAGTCTGGTGGCGATCTCAGCTGTCGTATGCAGTGACGATGTAAGAAAGGAAACCAGGGAATTCATAGACCTCATACGCAATACAAAACGCAATCGTGCCCCTTGA
- a CDS encoding M48 family metalloprotease: MFSISNEIGCYITCISDSGMLPLLLASLFTALLLFVSYFNAKTPGIRISSFIAAQLCMLASIGIVVSSMHCSRMLTIEIYTAYAGLSTLAALLLPRVYQRVLIGRYRARPIVEIMEWPQAFVNKVGNNSSLNSSGTVNVYYYDSAVPRAFACGKAIFLSIGLIEIMDMDELKAILAHEVWHLRHRTGTPILRNLSMITFTRNCTGNELEGLADTFASKTVSKNAVESARAKLS, from the coding sequence ATGTTTTCCATAAGCAATGAGATCGGATGCTACATTACCTGCATCTCAGATTCTGGCATGCTTCCATTGCTGCTGGCATCGCTGTTCACGGCCCTGTTGCTGTTCGTGTCATATTTTAATGCCAAAACTCCCGGCATCCGTATATCCTCATTCATTGCCGCACAGTTATGCATGCTCGCTTCTATCGGCATAGTCGTCTCATCCATGCACTGCAGCCGGATGCTTACTATTGAGATATACACAGCTTATGCCGGCCTCTCGACTCTCGCGGCCCTGCTCCTGCCGCGAGTATACCAGAGAGTCCTCATCGGAAGATACAGGGCCAGACCGATCGTGGAAATCATGGAATGGCCTCAGGCTTTTGTAAACAAGGTCGGAAACAACAGTAGTTTGAACTCATCCGGCACAGTGAATGTCTATTATTACGATTCTGCAGTCCCAAGAGCATTCGCTTGCGGAAAGGCCATCTTCCTGTCCATCGGGCTGATCGAGATCATGGACATGGACGAACTGAAAGCTATACTTGCACACGAAGTATGGCATCTGCGTCACAGGACCGGAACTCCCATTCTGAGAAACCTGTCCATGATAACATTTACCAGGAACTGTACAGGAAATGAGCTTGAGGGATTGGCGGATACGTTTGCATCAAAGACTGTCAGTAAGAATGCAGTGGAATCCGCAAGGGCAAAACTCAGCTAA